DNA from Paraburkholderia sp. BL10I2N1:
GGCGATCTTGTAGGTTTCGTCGAGCACCGTCGACACAGGAGCCGAAGCTGCGTCGACGATCGGCGCGGTGATCGAATAACCCTTGAGCGGGTACACCGGAATCTTCACTATGCCGGACAGGAAGCGCGTGGAATACGAACCGAGCGCGACGACATACGCATCGGCACGTACCATTTCGCTGGCGCACTGCACGCCCACGATGCGGTCATGGGCCATGGCCAGTGCGTCGATCGGGGTGTTGTAGCGGAACTTCACGCCAAGCGCTTCGGCCATCGCCGCGAGGCGAGTCGTGAAGAGCTGGCAGTCGCCCGTTTCGTCGCCCGGCAGGCGCAGACCACCCGTCAGCTTGTGCGACGTCGCAGCGAGCGCCGGTTCGACGCGCGCGAGTTCAGCGGGCGTCAGCAGTTCATAAGCCACGTTGGCATCTTTGAGCACGGCGATATCTTTCGCGGCGCCGTCGAGTTGCTGTTGCGTGCGGAACAATTGCAGCGTGCCGCCCGTACGGCCTTCGTACTGGATACCGGCATCGGCGCGCAGCGCCTGCAGGCAGTCGCGGCTATATTCGGCGAGACGGACCATACGGCCCTTGTTCACTGCATAGCGCTCGGTAGTGCAGTTTTGCAGCATCTGCCACATCCACTTCAACTGGAATTGCGTGCCGTCGAGACGGATCGCGAGCGGCGCGTGCTTCTGGAACATCCATTTGACGGCCTTCAGCGGAACGCCAGGCGCCGCCCACGGTGCGGCATAGCCGGGCGAAATCTGCCCCGCGTTGGCAAAGCTGGTTTCGAGCGCCGGACCGGCCTCACGGTCGATCACGGTCACTTCGTGACCCGCGCGCGCAAGATAATAGGCGCTCGTTACCCCGACGACGCCACTGCCCAAAACGACGACTCGCATAGCTGCTCCAGAAAGGTCGAAAGGCTGACGGCGTCGGAATGTTCGATTAATGATGAATTACGCGGTCAACCCAGTGTTAACCGCTATACTATTGAGCTTCAGGTAGGTTTTGTTATTGTATTTTTTCGATTTTCAGTAAAAACCATGCGAACCCAACGTCAACCGGTCCGTGCTCTCGACAGGCTCGATCACAAGATCCTGAAACTGCTTCAGCAGGACGGCAGGATGGCGATGAAGGACCTGGCCGAGCAGGTCGGATTGTCGGTTACGCCGTGTATTGAGCGGGTCAAGCGCATGGAGCGCGACGGCGTCATCATGGGCTATTACGCGCGGGTCAATCCTGCTGAGCTTGGCGCGGCGTTGCTGGTGTTCGTGGAGATCACGCTCGACCACAAGAGCGGCAATATGTTCGACCAGTTTCGCCGCGAGGTTCAGAAGATCCCGGAAGTGCTCGAGTGCCACCTGGTGTCCGGCGACTTCGACTATCTGATCAAGGCGCGTATCGGCGAGATGGCCGACTACCGGAAGCTGCTCGGCGACATCCTCCTGCAATTGCCGGGCGCGGTGCAGTCGAAAAGCTATGTGGTGATGGAAGAAATCAAGGAAACGTTGACGATTGCGGTCGATGAATAGGCTGTTCGGACAGTCTCGACAAACGGCCCATATACTGTATATTTATACAGTATATGGGCCGTTTGATTTATCTTTCAGTGACCGATTCCGCCGACGAATTCCCCATCGCACCGCCTGCGCCCCACAAAGGGCGCGGTGCCGTCACGAATCTTCAGGGCCGCTATGAAGTCGACCAGCGCGAAGCATTCGACGATGGCTGGATCCTGTCGCCCGCCGATGACGATGGCGGTGTGTCCGCTTTGCGTACGCAGGTCTTCGAGGAGCGCGCGAAAAGCATCCTGACCCATAACGCGTCGCCGGATATTCCTTTTGGCGTGTCGTTGAATCCGTACCGGGGCTGCGAACACGGTTGCATCTATTGCTTTGCGCGGCCAACGCACAGCTATCTCGGTCTATCGCCCGGGCTCGATTTCGAGAGCCGGATCTACGCGAAGGTCAACGCGCCGGAATTGCTCGTGCGCGAACTGTCGAAGAAATCCTACGTGCCAGAGCCGATTGCGCTTGGCGTCAATACGGATGCGTGGCAGCCCGTCGAGCGCGATCTGCGTCTCACGCGGCGGGTAATCGAGGTATTGCACGAGCGCGGGCACCCGTTTGCAGCCATCACGAAGTCGTCGTTGATCGAGCGCGATCTTGATCTTCTGGCGCCGATGGCCGCTCGCGGTCAGGTCATGGCAGCCATTACGATTACCACGCTCGATGCCGACATCGCCCGCACGCTGGAACCGCGTGCGGCAACGCCCGCGCGGCGGCTGCGTACCATCAGGACATTGAGTGAAGCTGGCGTGCCGGTCGGCGTGAGCATCGCGCCGGTGATTCCGTTCGTCACCGAACCCGACATGGAGCGCTTGCTCGAAGCGTGCGCCGAGGCGGGCGCTTCGAGCGCGAGCTATATCGTCCTGCGCCTCCCATGGGAAGTGGCGCCGCTATTCAAGGACTGGCTTGCCGCTCATTTCCCGGATCGAGCCGATCGCGTGATGAGCCGCGTGCGTGATATGCGGGGCGGCAAAGACTACGACTCTTCTTTTGCGACGCGCATGAAGGGCGAAGGTCCGTGGGCGGATCTGCTCAAGCAGCGTTTTCACAAGGCTGTCCGGCGGCTCGGGTTGAACGAGCGCCGGCACGGAATTCTGGATATGTCGCAATTCCGTCATCCGGAGTTGGCGCCACGGCCAGCGCCGGGCGACCCGCAACTGGACCTGTTCCAGGACTAATGCCGTCCGGGCGTCGAAGGGTCGTTATTGCGACAGTTCCCTGGCCGCCTGAACCTGAGATTCGAAGTAGGTTTGAAACGACAGCGCAAGTCCGGTCATCAGCAAGAAAGCGCCAATCAGCAGCGAGAAAATCACAACGAAGATGACGGTCCAGCCGGAACGGCTGTGCTCCTGTGTCTGGGCATTGAACTGTGCATCCCACTTTTCATCGGGACGCAGTCCGTAGACGATCGCGGCAAGAAAGGCCGCCAGCAGCGATATCGCACCCGGAATGACGAGCACCCATCCGAGCGCCGATGCGCGTTCGGTTGCAGCGAGCAGAAGGAAGCCAGGGATGCCGACGATCGTGCCGAGCAGATGCGCCCAACCGTAGACGTCGCGCAGACCGTACAGATAGAAGCGATGTGCGCCGAGGCTACCGAAGAAGAACGCGAGTGCGCCGGCAAGGGTCTTGGATCGGAAGCGCGGGGAAGTCGAAGCAGCGGTGGACATGAGCGAAAGCAGGTGAGAGGCAGCGGTTTGACGCTTGCGGCGTGTGGGACACAGGGCGCGACGTGAGCGCGCGCGGGCCGACGCGCATTCTACGCCGGTCGCGCGGCGGTGGTCACGTGGCCCGGGGCCACATTGGCGCGTCTCTCGACTACTCGGTCCGATCGTGCGGGTGCTTAGGGCGCGGCATATGTCACGCGGTAGATCGCGCCGGCGTAGTCGTCGCTGATCAGCAGCGAGCCGTCGGGCATCGGCAGAACATCAGCGGGCCGGCCCCACACGCTATCGTCGGGCATCAGCCAGCCCTGGACGAAAACTTCTTGTCGCGGATTGCTGCCGTCAGCATTCACCATGACGCGGACGACCCGATAGCCCACCTTCCTGCTCCGGTTCCACGAACCGTGTTCGGCGATAAAAATATTGTCGCGGTAGCTGGCGGGGAACATTGAGCCTGTATAAAAACGCATGCCCAGCGACGCGACGTGCGCGCCGAGCCTGGCTACCGGCGGTGTGAATGTGCTGCAAGGGTGATCTTTTCCGTATTCGGGGTCGGATACTTCGCCGCCGTGGCAGAACGGGTAGCCGAAGTCCATGCCGGCGCTCGGTGCGCGGTTGAGCTTGTCGTCGGGAGTGTCGTCGCCGAGCAAGTCGCGGCCGTTGTCGGTGAACCACAATTCGTGGGTCGTCGGATGCCACGCAAATCCAACCGTATTGCGGATGCCACGGGCGATCGTTTGGTAGTGGCTGCCGTCGGCGTCCATGCGCCCAATCATTGCGTAGCGGTCGCGATCGGGCAGGCAGATATTGCAGGGTGCGCCTTGTGGTACGTACAGCTTGCCATCGGGCCCGAACGCAATGAATTTCCAGCCGTGGTGGCGGTCGGTAGGCAGGGCATCGGTGACGACCGTGGGTGTCGGAGGCTGGGCCAGATGGTCATCGATGGCATCGAAGCGCAAGATCTTCGAGACTGCCGAAACGTACAGCGCGCCGTCATGCCATGCCACACCAACCGGCATTTCCAGCCCCGACGCGATCACATGATGGGCGACGGCTTGCCCATCACGCAGTTCGAGCGCATAGACATGGCCGCCCATGCTGCCGATATACAGGATGCCTTTCGGCGAGAGCGCCATTTCTCGGGCAGCCGGTACGCCGTCGGACACGACTTCGATGCGGAAGCCCGGCGGCAATTTGAGGCGGTCAATGGGAAGTGCTGCCAGCGCGGGGGCCGCGGTCGCAACAAACAGAAAAAACGAGAACAGCGGACGGATCCAGCGGGGTGGGATCCCAAGCACCCTGTGGGCGGCTGGAATGGTTGCAAAAGCAGGTTTCACGAGATTCCTGACGCACATTGATCGACGGCTGGGTGGGCGGTTGCGGAGCCCTGTGGATGAAGAAATGATGGGCCTGCGCAACTACGCTTTCCAGATTATCCCGGTAAGTGTTTGTTATGGCGTTGCTTTCGGGCTATAATTGCCTGTTTCAGTGGTCCCGAACCCCGGTTTTCAAGGATTCTAGTATGGTCATCATCCGCTTGGCTCGTGGCGGCTCCAAGAAGCGCCCGTTCTACAACATCGTCGCAACCGATTCGCGTAACCGTCGTGACGGTCGCTTCATCGAACGCGTTGGCTTCTACAACCCGGTCGCTACGAAGGGTGAGTCGCTGCGTATCGCTCAAGACCGCCTGACGTACTGGCAAGGCGTTGGCGCGCAGCTGTCGCCGACTGTCGAGCGTCTCGTGAAGGAAGCGCAAAAGGCGCAGCCGGCTGCCTGATGGTAGCTTGTGTGCACATTGCGGGCGGGTCGCGTGAATGTTGCGGCGTGCCGGGTGCGCAGGTTTTTCTGAAGTTGGCTGCGAGGTCTGCTGATGTCCGCGAGTGATTCCGGCGGCTCAGGCCGCGCCAAGACTGCAAATCGCAGTCAGGCGTCGTTTGGCGCGTTCGTCCGTAAACCGGTCGAACGGGTCGCAGCCAAAGAAGTCGAGTCGAGTGCTGCAGAAATGCGTGCTGAGTCGGCGGAAAGCTGGCCGGACGACGCCGTCGAAGTTGGTGCGATTGTCGATGCGTACGGTCTCAAAGGCTGGGTAAAGGTGGCGGCACATGCGGACGCCGGGCGGGGAGGCGACGCCCTGCTGAGCGCGAAGCGCTGGTGGCTCATGAAGGGCCGCGAGAGGCGTTCTGCTCCAGTACTGCACTCCAAGGTCCACAGTAACAGCATCGTTGCCCACATGGGTGGCGTTGCCGATCGTGATGTGGCGCTATCGATACGCGGTTACACCGTGTACATTCGCCGCAGCGATTTCCCGACGCTCGACGCCGATGAATTTTACTGGGTTGACCTGCTCGGCCTGGGTGTCGTCAACGAAGCGGGCGTCGCACTCGGCACGGTTGCTGACATGATCGACAACGGTGCGCATTCAGTGCTGCGCGTCGAGTATCCGTCGACAGGCAAGGATGGCAAGCCGGTAACCGGTGAACGTTTGATCCCGTTCGTCGGTGTCTATGTCAAAACGGTGGATCAGGCGGCGAAGCAGATCATCGTCGACTGGGAAGCCGATTATTAAACACAATTCGCTGAACGGAGAGAGCGATGCAGTTCGATGTCGTTACGCTCTTTCCTGAGATGTTTCGTGCGCTGACCGATTGGGGCATCACAAGCCGAGCGGCGAAGCAGCAACGCTACGGTCTACGCACGTGGAATCCCCGCGATTTCACAACGGACAGCTACCGTACCATCGATGATCGCCCGTACGGTGGTGGCCCCGGCATGGTGATGCTGGCGAAGCCGCTGGAAGATGCGATCGGCGCGGCGAAAGCGGCGCAGGCAGAGCAGGGCGTGACCGGTTCGCGTGTTGTGATGATGTCTCCGCAAGGTGCGACGCTCAATCATGACCGGGTGATGCGATTTGCGCAGGAGCCTGGCCTCATTGTGTTGTGCGGCCGGTATGAAGCAATCGATCAGCGTCTGATCGATCGTTGCGTCGATGAAGAGGTCAGTCTTGGCGATTTCGTGTTGTCAGGCGGCGAATTGCCTGCGATGGCGCTAATGGATGCAGTTGTGCGCCAGTTGCCGGGTGTGCTGAACGACTCGCAATCGGCCGTGCAGGACAGTTTCGTCGACGTGTTGCTTGATTGTCCGCACTACACCCGGCCGGAAGAATACGACGGCGTGCGCGTCCCCGATGTGCTGCTTGGCGGCCACCATGCGGAGATCGAGCAGTGGCGTCGTCGTGAAGCATTGCGCAATACACTGGCGAAGCGCCCCGATCTGATCGAGCGCGCCAGAAAGTACAAGATGTTGAGCCGCGCCGATGAGGCGTGGCTTGCAAGTCTCGCGAAGGAAGCGTCGAAGGCGTAAAGCCTACGTCATTCCGGGCGAGCACCAGGCGGCGTCGTACATGCGTGTGCGGTGCCAGATGTGAACCCATCCTCTATCGGGGCCGTCGCCGCGCGTGAAACGCAAGGCAGGTACGAACGCCGACAAGATGGACTTAGGAGTCAGTGATGAATCTAATTGCAAAACTCGAGCAGGAAGAAATCGAGCGCGCGCTCGCAGGCAAGACCATCCCCGAATTCGCCCCTGGCGACACGGTGATCGTGAGCGTGAACGTCGTCGAAGGTACGCGTAAGCGTGTTCAGGCCTACGAAGGCGTCGTGATTGCCAAGCGCAACCGCGGCCTCAACTCGTCGTTCATCGTCCGCAAGATTTCGTCGGGCGAAGGCGTTGAGCGTACGTTCCAGACGTACTCGCCGCTTTTGGCAAGCATCGTCGTGAAGCGTCGTGGCGATGTGCGTCGCGCGAAGCTGTACTACCTGCGCGATCGTTCGGGCAAGTCGGCCCGGATCAAGGAAAAGCTGGTCTCGAAAGACCGCGCTGCTTCCCAGGCGTAAAAGCTGTAAGAAAAAGCACCCCTCGCGGGTGCTTTTTTCTTTGGTCAGTCAGAATAGCGGTATGTCTAATGCCACTCGCCAGTTCCGGGAATCCCGTTGATCCGCCCTGTTTTTGAACCCGAGGCCCTGCCTGTTGAATCGACGGGCGCCGATCTGCCGCCAGTTGCGCCCGAACGTCTGACGCCAGACGGGTTGCGCGCGCGGTTCGAGCAGCGTTTGCAGTGGGCGCCGGAGCCGATCGTCGAATCCCGTCTACGAGAGGGGGATCCGCGGCTCGCGGCTGTGTTGATGCCGCTTGTCGTGCGCGAAGAGGGTCTCACGGTGCTGCTTACACAGCGAGCCGACCACCTGAACGACCACGCCGGCCAGGTTAGTTTCCCGGGGGGGCGTCAGGAGCCGTACGACGCCGATGCGACCGCCACCGCATTGCGCGAGGCGCAAGAGGAAGTCGCACTGGATCCGGCGCGCGTCGAGATACTCGGGTCCTTACCGGACTATCTGACTGGCACGGGTTTTCGGGTCACGCCCGTGGTCGGTCTCGTCCACCCGCCATTTACCGTCGAAGCGGACACGCTCGAGGTCGCGGAAATCTTCGAAGTGCCGCTCAGCTTTCTGATGGATCCTGCCTGTCACGAGGTGCGTGTGTTTCGCTGGGAAGGCGGCGAGCGTCGTTTTTTTTGCGATGCCGTACCCGCGCGCTGAATCACAGGGTCATCACTTCATCTGGGGGGCAACGGCGGGCATGTTGCGCAATTTCTATCGCTTTCTCGTCGCCTGAGTTCCGGGGCTGGCCAACACGCCGGCAGTTTGCGGCCGCCGCACGCTCAGGCTCATCCGACCCTGTGCTATCGTTATAAAACAAAACCGAAATAAACTCGAAAAGCACGGCGCATCGCATGACTTTTTTCTCTGTATTGCTGGCTCTCATCATCGAACAGCTGCGCGCGCTGTCGCCGAACAACCCGGTGTCGGCGTTGCTTCAATACCATGCGGAATCGGCCGCGCAGGGCTTCGATGCGGGCAAGCAGAAGCACGGCGTTCTCGCCTGGCTGGTCGTCGTGTTGCCCTGGACGCTTTTCGTCGGTCTCGTCTACTACGTGCTGTACGAGATCAACTTCGTGCTGGCGTTCCTGTGGAACGTGGTAGTGGTGTATTTCACCCTCGGTTTCCGGCAGTTCAGTCACTACTTCACTGATATCCACCTGTCGCTCAACAACGACGACGTGCCGCGTGCACGTGAGATTCTCAATGAGTGGACAGGCCTCGATACCGTCGACATGCCGGTCAGCGAGATCGTGCGCCACACCTTGATTCATGCTGTCGTGGCTTCGCATCGTCACGTGTTTGGGGTGTTCTTCTGGTTCCTGATACCGGTGGGGCCGGCGGGTGCAGTGCTGTATCGCATCGCCGAGTATCTGGCCCGCACGTGGTCCAAACCCGCTGACAATCGCACGCCTGCGTTTGCCACGTTCGCGCAGCGTGCCTTCTTCGTGATCGACTGGGTGCCGGCGAGGCTGACGTCGCTGGGCTTTGCGATTGTCGGCAACTTCGAAGATGCGATTTATGCGTGGCGTAACCACGCGCGTCAGTGGCCAGATGCAAACGACGGCGTTTTGCTGGCCGCAGGCAGCGGTGCCCTGGGTGCGCGTCTGAGCGGGCCGCTCGCCGAGCCATCGAGCCTCGACGCATTGTCCACCGGCGACGGTGGTCCAATGTCTGTGGGTGACGACTGCACGCCGCGCACGCTGCAATCGGCCGTTGGCCTCGTGTGGCGTGCCGTGATCCTGTGGATGATTCTGCTGTTGATGCTGACGATTGCCGTCTGGCTCGCGTGACTGACTCGCCGGAGCGTTGATCCGTGGTACTGCGAAAAGCCGGCAATGCCGGCTTTCTCTTTTGTGCGACTCGCTCCGTGAGGGAGCGTCAGCCGTCCAGCGGATCCCGAGCGGTGCCGCACTGCCAGCACACGGTGAACTGCGCCTCGAGGATCTCGCCGCATTGATGACACCGCCACGGCGGCGTGCCGGCGGCCGGTCCGTTGGAAGCCGCGTCGATCAACTTTCTCGCCAGCATCTCGTCCCGCTCGTCGACGAGCCATAGCTCTGGCGCGCATTGCTCCGCCGGGATCTCGCCGAGCGCGCCGTTCAGATATCGGTTATGCAATTCGCATGAAATACCCGCTGCCGACAGCACATTGATCCAATGCTGTCCGATCAGCACATTCGGCGCACGCATCAGTTTCATCATGGTCGGGGAAGGGCGCGTTGATTGTCAGCGGACAATCTGGCCCGCCTCGTGAACGAGTTGCGCATACAGCGCTTGCCGCTCGCGCGCGATGCGGCCGTCTTCAACGGCTGCGAGAATCGCGCAGCCCGGTTCTTGAAGATGATGGCAGTTGTAGAAGCGGCAGTCAGCCAGCAGCGGACGAAACTCCGGGAATGCCCGTTCGAGACGACCTTCTGTCAGGTGATGCAGGCCGAATTCCTGAAAACCCGGCGAATCGGTCAGCGAGCCGCCCTCGGGCAGCGGATAGAGCCGGGTATAGGTGGTCGTGTGACGGCCACTGTTGAGCGCCGTGGATATTTCGCGTGTCGCAACTTCCGCATCCGGCACGAGCAGATTCACGAGCGTCGACTTGCCCATGCCTGACTGGCCCAGCAACAGCGTCGAATGACCATGCAGATGTTCAGAGAGTGCTGCGCGGGCGGCGTCGGGCTGCATCTTGATCGACACTTCGACCACCGGATACCCCAGCTCGCGATATTGCGCAAGCCGCGCCCGCGCGCCGGGTAACGCTGCTTCGACGTCGATCTTGTTCAGCACGATCAGCGGTTTGAGTTCGTTCGCTTCGGCGGCGACCAGCGCGCGACCGAGCAGATCCTCGCTGAAGTGCGGCACGGTGGCGAGTACGATCAGCAACTGATCGAGATTCGCGGCAAAGAGCTTCGACTTGTACTGATCCGATCGATAGAGCAGATTGCGCCGCTCGTCGATTGCGACGATCACGCCCTGGTCAGCGGAAGCCGCTTCATAGGTCACGCGATCGCCGACCGCCACCTCGCTGCGCTTGCCCCGCGGGAAGCACTGCAATGGGGCGCCGCCATCGTCTGGCACGACCAGGTAGTGGCGCCCATGCGCGGCGACGACGAGTCCGTGCACCCGCGCGAGCGCGCTGGCCGCGGCGCGCGCTGCCTTCGGCGAGCGGCCGCTCATGCGTGCCGCAGCAAGCGGTCGATCCGCTGCGACGCCGGCGGATGCGAGTAGTAGAACGCAGTGTAGAGTGGATCGGGCGTGAGCGTCGACGCATTGTCTTCATACAGCTTGACGAGCGCGTTGACGAGATCCTGGGCGTCGGTTTGGGTGGCGGCGAAGGCGTCGGCTTCAAATTCGTGCTTGCGCGAGCTGAGGCTGCCGAGCGGCGTCACGAAGAACAGAAACACGGGGACGGCGAGAAAGAACAGCACGAGCGCGAGCCCGCTGTTACCGCCGATGAGCGACGGCCGCACCCCCAGGCCTTCATAGAACCACGCGCGCTGCGACAGCCAGCCGAGCAGCGCCAGCATCGCGAGGCTGATCGCGAACGTGACGATCATCCGCTTGATCACGTGACGCCGCTTGAAGTGACCGAGTTCGTGGGCAAGCACCGCCTCGATTTCATTGCCCGACAGGCGTGCGAGCAGCGTGTCGAAGAACACGATGCGCTTTGCTGCGCCAAATCCGGTGAAATAGGCGTTGCCGTGCGCGGAGCGACGGCTGCCGTCCATCACGAAGAGACCTTTGGCGGCGAACCCGCAACGCTTCATCAGCGCCTCGATACGGTTTTTCAGAGCTTCGTCCTTGAGCGGCTCGAACTTGTTGAAGAGCGGCGCGATGAACGACGGATACAGCACCAGCACCAGCATCTGGAACACAACCCACACGACCCACGTCCACAGCCACCACAGGCTGCCGGCCTGATTCATCAGCCACAGCACGACGAACAGCAGCGGCAGGCCGAACGCCACACCGAGCAGCGTGCCCTTGATGCGGTCCACGAAAAAGATGCGCTTGCTCATCCGGTTGAAGCCAAACCGCTCTTCGATGACGAACTGCCGGTAGTACTCGAACGGCAGGTCGAGCACGCTCGTGATCGCGATCACCGCTGCCACCAGCGCGATCTGGCCGGCGTAGCCGCGGCCGAGCCAGTCGGAGACGGCCAGATCGAGCGCCTGCACGCCGCCGAGCAGCGTCAGCCCGATCAGCACCACGGCGCTGACGACGATTTCCATCATCGTGAGCCGGGTGCGTTCGACGGTGTAATCGGCGGCCCGCTGATGCGCCGCGAGCGGGATCGTCCCGGAAAACTGCGAGGGCACCTGATTGCGGTGCGCTGCAACGAAGCGGGTCTGCCGCGACGCGAGCCAGAGTTTGGTCGCGACCATCGCGACAACGGCGATGACGAACAGAACGGTGAAGTACAGGGTAGGCATCCGGGGAATCCGTGGTATCTATGCGAGAATTATATGTTTCTTCCGACGCGTGGGCGGGATGCGCTCATTCGAACTGTTTCAACGGCATTCGGGCGTGCCGCGGACCGCGAACGACGGCACGACGGCCTGGCCCTATGCCGCTCCTTATCCGACAACCCGTCCCGACCAAAGCAAGGTTGCCTTTCATGACTGACACCCTCGACCCCATCGATCAGCCGACGCTCGTACGCAGCGACATGAACCTCATCTGGCTCGACATGGAAATGACAGGTCTCGAGCCCGACACCGACCGTATCATCGAGATCGCCGTGGTGGTGACCAATTCAACGCTCGACAGGCTGGTCGAAGGGCCGGTGATCGCGATCCATCAGAGCGATGAAACGCTCGACAGGATGGATCAATGGAACAAAAACACGCATGGCCGCTCGGGTCTCATCGACCGGGTGCGCGCGTCGACGGTCAGCGAAGCCGAAGCCACCGAGCAGATCCGGGCGTTTCTCGGCGAATACGTGCCGCCGGGCAAGTCGCCGATGTGCGGCAACTCGATCTGTCAGGACCGCCGCTTCATGGCGCGCTGGATGCCGGAACTGGAGCAATTCTTCCACTACCGCAATCTCGACGTCAGCACGCTGAAGGAACTGTGCCGCCGCTGGCAGCCGACGATCTACAAGGG
Protein-coding regions in this window:
- a CDS encoding D-amino acid dehydrogenase, encoding MRVVVLGSGVVGVTSAYYLARAGHEVTVIDREAGPALETSFANAGQISPGYAAPWAAPGVPLKAVKWMFQKHAPLAIRLDGTQFQLKWMWQMLQNCTTERYAVNKGRMVRLAEYSRDCLQALRADAGIQYEGRTGGTLQLFRTQQQLDGAAKDIAVLKDANVAYELLTPAELARVEPALAATSHKLTGGLRLPGDETGDCQLFTTRLAAMAEALGVKFRYNTPIDALAMAHDRIVGVQCASEMVRADAYVVALGSYSTRFLSGIVKIPVYPLKGYSITAPIVDAASAPVSTVLDETYKIAITRFDDRIRVGGMAEIVGFDQTLRQARRETLEMCVNDLFPGGGDTAKATFWTGLRPMTPDGTPIVGRTPVSNLFLNTGHGTLGWTMSCGSGQLLADLISGKQPAIQSGDLSVHRYLGETGETRRPAYA
- a CDS encoding PQQ-dependent sugar dehydrogenase, whose amino-acid sequence is MFSFFLFVATAAPALAALPIDRLKLPPGFRIEVVSDGVPAAREMALSPKGILYIGSMGGHVYALELRDGQAVAHHVIASGLEMPVGVAWHDGALYVSAVSKILRFDAIDDHLAQPPTPTVVTDALPTDRHHGWKFIAFGPDGKLYVPQGAPCNICLPDRDRYAMIGRMDADGSHYQTIARGIRNTVGFAWHPTTHELWFTDNGRDLLGDDTPDDKLNRAPSAGMDFGYPFCHGGEVSDPEYGKDHPCSTFTPPVARLGAHVASLGMRFYTGSMFPASYRDNIFIAEHGSWNRSRKVGYRVVRVMVNADGSNPRQEVFVQGWLMPDDSVWGRPADVLPMPDGSLLISDDYAGAIYRVTYAAP
- the rpsP gene encoding 30S ribosomal protein S16, with protein sequence MVIIRLARGGSKKRPFYNIVATDSRNRRDGRFIERVGFYNPVATKGESLRIAQDRLTYWQGVGAQLSPTVERLVKEAQKAQPAA
- a CDS encoding Lrp/AsnC ligand binding domain-containing protein — its product is MRTQRQPVRALDRLDHKILKLLQQDGRMAMKDLAEQVGLSVTPCIERVKRMERDGVIMGYYARVNPAELGAALLVFVEITLDHKSGNMFDQFRREVQKIPEVLECHLVSGDFDYLIKARIGEMADYRKLLGDILLQLPGAVQSKSYVVMEEIKETLTIAVDE
- the rplS gene encoding 50S ribosomal protein L19: MNLIAKLEQEEIERALAGKTIPEFAPGDTVIVSVNVVEGTRKRVQAYEGVVIAKRNRGLNSSFIVRKISSGEGVERTFQTYSPLLASIVVKRRGDVRRAKLYYLRDRSGKSARIKEKLVSKDRAASQA
- a CDS encoding TM2 domain-containing protein; the protein is MSTAASTSPRFRSKTLAGALAFFFGSLGAHRFYLYGLRDVYGWAHLLGTIVGIPGFLLLAATERASALGWVLVIPGAISLLAAFLAAIVYGLRPDEKWDAQFNAQTQEHSRSGWTVIFVVIFSLLIGAFLLMTGLALSFQTYFESQVQAARELSQ
- a CDS encoding DUF2007 domain-containing protein; translation: MKLMRAPNVLIGQHWINVLSAAGISCELHNRYLNGALGEIPAEQCAPELWLVDERDEMLARKLIDAASNGPAAGTPPWRCHQCGEILEAQFTVCWQCGTARDPLDG
- a CDS encoding CobD/CbiB family protein is translated as MTFFSVLLALIIEQLRALSPNNPVSALLQYHAESAAQGFDAGKQKHGVLAWLVVVLPWTLFVGLVYYVLYEINFVLAFLWNVVVVYFTLGFRQFSHYFTDIHLSLNNDDVPRAREILNEWTGLDTVDMPVSEIVRHTLIHAVVASHRHVFGVFFWFLIPVGPAGAVLYRIAEYLARTWSKPADNRTPAFATFAQRAFFVIDWVPARLTSLGFAIVGNFEDAIYAWRNHARQWPDANDGVLLAAGSGALGARLSGPLAEPSSLDALSTGDGGPMSVGDDCTPRTLQSAVGLVWRAVILWMILLLMLTIAVWLA
- the rimM gene encoding ribosome maturation factor RimM (Essential for efficient processing of 16S rRNA); translated protein: MSASDSGGSGRAKTANRSQASFGAFVRKPVERVAAKEVESSAAEMRAESAESWPDDAVEVGAIVDAYGLKGWVKVAAHADAGRGGDALLSAKRWWLMKGRERRSAPVLHSKVHSNSIVAHMGGVADRDVALSIRGYTVYIRRSDFPTLDADEFYWVDLLGLGVVNEAGVALGTVADMIDNGAHSVLRVEYPSTGKDGKPVTGERLIPFVGVYVKTVDQAAKQIIVDWEADY
- a CDS encoding PA0069 family radical SAM protein: MGRLIYLSVTDSADEFPIAPPAPHKGRGAVTNLQGRYEVDQREAFDDGWILSPADDDGGVSALRTQVFEERAKSILTHNASPDIPFGVSLNPYRGCEHGCIYCFARPTHSYLGLSPGLDFESRIYAKVNAPELLVRELSKKSYVPEPIALGVNTDAWQPVERDLRLTRRVIEVLHERGHPFAAITKSSLIERDLDLLAPMAARGQVMAAITITTLDADIARTLEPRAATPARRLRTIRTLSEAGVPVGVSIAPVIPFVTEPDMERLLEACAEAGASSASYIVLRLPWEVAPLFKDWLAAHFPDRADRVMSRVRDMRGGKDYDSSFATRMKGEGPWADLLKQRFHKAVRRLGLNERRHGILDMSQFRHPELAPRPAPGDPQLDLFQD
- the trmD gene encoding tRNA (guanosine(37)-N1)-methyltransferase TrmD, giving the protein MQFDVVTLFPEMFRALTDWGITSRAAKQQRYGLRTWNPRDFTTDSYRTIDDRPYGGGPGMVMLAKPLEDAIGAAKAAQAEQGVTGSRVVMMSPQGATLNHDRVMRFAQEPGLIVLCGRYEAIDQRLIDRCVDEEVSLGDFVLSGGELPAMALMDAVVRQLPGVLNDSQSAVQDSFVDVLLDCPHYTRPEEYDGVRVPDVLLGGHHAEIEQWRRREALRNTLAKRPDLIERARKYKMLSRADEAWLASLAKEASKA
- the rsgA gene encoding ribosome small subunit-dependent GTPase A, with the translated sequence MSGRSPKAARAAASALARVHGLVVAAHGRHYLVVPDDGGAPLQCFPRGKRSEVAVGDRVTYEAASADQGVIVAIDERRNLLYRSDQYKSKLFAANLDQLLIVLATVPHFSEDLLGRALVAAEANELKPLIVLNKIDVEAALPGARARLAQYRELGYPVVEVSIKMQPDAARAALSEHLHGHSTLLLGQSGMGKSTLVNLLVPDAEVATREISTALNSGRHTTTYTRLYPLPEGGSLTDSPGFQEFGLHHLTEGRLERAFPEFRPLLADCRFYNCHHLQEPGCAILAAVEDGRIARERQALYAQLVHEAGQIVR